The Micromonospora sp. NBC_01740 genome includes a window with the following:
- a CDS encoding endo-1,4-beta-xylanase, with translation MRSKRTLLSTMALAVALTAGTTVALAPTASAGTTLKASAAEKGRYYGAAVATGKLSDSQYVGILNREFNSVVAENEMKWDATEPQQGRFSYTGGDRLVSHARANGMSVRGHALLWHAQQPGWAQSLSGSALRNAAINHVTQVATHFRGQIHSWDVVNEAFADGGSGGRRDSNLQRTGNDWIEAAFRAARAADPGAKLCYNDYNTDGVNAKSTGIYNMVRDFKSRGVPIDCVGFQSHLGTSIPGDYQANLQRFADLGVDVQITELDVMKGSNQANIFATVTRACLAVARCNGITVWGVRDSDSWRGDDDALLFDRSGNKKAAYDAVLNALNAGTNPPTTPPPGSPVDTSAWYVLVNRNSGKALDVYNLATNDGARITQWSRNNGNQQQWQFVDSGGGYYRVKSRLSGKVLDVYNFSGSDGAAIVQWSDGNGTNQQFRLAESAGGYLRLVNRNSGKAVEVQGGSTADGANIVQYTDWGGNNQQWQLIRIG, from the coding sequence ATGAGATCCAAGAGAACCCTGCTGTCGACGATGGCCCTCGCCGTCGCGTTGACCGCGGGTACGACGGTGGCGCTGGCCCCGACGGCCAGTGCCGGAACGACCCTGAAAGCGTCCGCCGCCGAGAAGGGTCGCTACTATGGCGCGGCCGTCGCGACGGGCAAGCTCTCCGACAGCCAGTACGTTGGCATTCTCAACCGCGAGTTCAACAGCGTTGTCGCCGAGAACGAGATGAAGTGGGACGCCACCGAGCCGCAACAGGGTCGGTTCAGCTATACGGGCGGTGATCGTCTCGTCAGTCACGCTCGGGCCAACGGCATGAGCGTGCGGGGTCACGCCCTGCTCTGGCACGCGCAGCAGCCGGGTTGGGCGCAGAGCCTCTCCGGTAGCGCGTTGCGCAACGCCGCGATCAACCACGTCACCCAGGTCGCCACCCATTTCCGGGGCCAGATCCACTCCTGGGACGTGGTGAACGAGGCGTTCGCCGACGGTGGCAGCGGCGGTCGGCGTGACTCCAACCTGCAGCGCACGGGCAACGACTGGATCGAGGCGGCGTTCCGCGCCGCCAGGGCGGCCGATCCCGGCGCGAAGTTGTGCTACAACGACTACAACACCGACGGCGTCAATGCGAAGTCGACCGGTATCTACAACATGGTGCGGGACTTCAAGTCCCGGGGCGTGCCGATCGACTGCGTCGGTTTCCAGTCCCACCTGGGAACCTCGATCCCGGGGGACTACCAGGCCAACCTGCAGCGCTTCGCCGACCTCGGCGTCGACGTGCAGATCACCGAACTCGACGTCATGAAGGGCTCCAACCAGGCCAACATCTTCGCCACGGTCACCCGCGCCTGCCTGGCCGTCGCGCGCTGCAACGGCATCACGGTCTGGGGGGTGCGGGACAGCGACTCCTGGCGCGGCGACGACGACGCCCTGCTGTTCGACCGGTCGGGCAACAAGAAGGCGGCGTACGACGCCGTTCTCAACGCCCTCAACGCCGGCACCAACCCGCCCACCACGCCTCCGCCGGGCTCCCCGGTAGACACCAGCGCCTGGTACGTGCTGGTGAACCGGAACAGCGGCAAGGCGTTGGACGTCTACAACCTCGCGACCAACGACGGCGCCCGGATCACCCAGTGGTCCCGCAACAACGGCAACCAGCAGCAGTGGCAGTTCGTGGACTCCGGCGGCGGCTACTACCGGGTGAAGTCCCGGCTCTCCGGCAAGGTGCTGGACGTCTACAACTTCTCCGGCTCCGACGGTGCGGCGATCGTGCAGTGGAGCGACGGCAACGGCACGAACCAGCAGTTCCGCCTCGCCGAGTCGGCCGGGGGTTACCTGCGCCTGGTCAACCGCAACAGCGGCAAGGCCGTGGAGGTGCAGGGCGGGTCCACCGCCGACGGGGCGAACATCGTTCAGTACACCGACTGGGGCGGCAACAACCAGCAATGGCAGCTGATCCGCATCGGGTAG
- a CDS encoding 4'-phosphopantetheinyl transferase family protein has translation MTAGDLGAPPATAVLPAAPDGPPPATVPGPPKVPAAGQPHTWWVPVRPGGGRVDLLDPAERLRAEDLLGSPARDVFVTSRAAQRRLGSRYLGVPPAQVRIDRDCQYCAGTHGRPRFADSRVDYSVSHTEDWVLLAVAGVGLIGVDVERSSPDRDTDGLAAVALTANERELFARVPPADRPGWFLTAWTRKEAAMKLTGFGLRAPPGQLDVSGPTVTVGSVPGWPRIPVHLHDLPAPAGHAAALASTVPVRAVRSFPVPGERAFRATG, from the coding sequence GTGACGGCTGGAGACCTCGGAGCACCGCCGGCGACCGCCGTGCTGCCCGCCGCGCCGGACGGCCCGCCGCCCGCTACCGTCCCGGGCCCGCCGAAGGTGCCCGCGGCCGGACAGCCGCACACCTGGTGGGTGCCGGTCCGGCCAGGTGGCGGTCGCGTCGACCTGCTCGACCCGGCAGAGCGCCTCCGGGCCGAGGACCTGCTCGGCTCGCCGGCGCGGGACGTCTTCGTGACCTCCCGCGCGGCCCAGCGCCGGTTGGGCTCCCGCTATCTCGGCGTACCGCCGGCCCAGGTGCGCATCGACCGCGACTGCCAGTACTGCGCGGGGACGCACGGCCGGCCTAGGTTCGCTGATTCCCGGGTCGACTACTCCGTCTCGCACACCGAGGACTGGGTGCTGCTGGCGGTGGCTGGAGTCGGCCTGATCGGGGTGGACGTCGAGCGGTCGAGCCCGGACCGGGACACCGACGGTCTCGCCGCGGTCGCGCTGACCGCCAATGAACGGGAGCTGTTCGCCCGGGTGCCCCCCGCCGATCGGCCCGGCTGGTTCCTGACCGCCTGGACGCGCAAGGAAGCGGCGATGAAGTTGACGGGATTCGGGCTGCGGGCACCGCCCGGCCAGCTGGACGTGAGCGGGCCGACGGTCACCGTGGGCAGCGTTCCCGGCTGGCCGCGCATCCCTGTCCATCTGCACGACCTGCCTGCCCCGGCCGGTCACGCGGCGGCGCTTGCCAGCACCGTTCCGGTCCGCGCGGTGCGGTCCTTCCCGGTGCCCGGCGAGCGTGCTTTCCGGGCCACCGGATGA